attcagttattattttgtttcttagGATATTATTTTGGAAACAGAATTTGATGGCGAAAAATCATCATTTACTATGTTACAAGTTTGGCCAGTACGTCAGCCACGCCCTGTCACTGAAAAATTGCCTGCCAATTATCCACTTCTAACAGGACAACGAGTACTTGACTCTCTATTTCCGtaagttaaataaatgttaaaatcttaagttaataagttctaataaccttatatattatatctatttagtTGTGTACAAGGTGGAACAACAGCTATTCCTGGAGCTTTTGGTTGTGGAAAAACTGTAATATCTCAAGCTTTATCAaagtattcaaattctgatgtTATTGTATATGTTGGTTGTGGAGAACGTGGTAATGAAATGGCTGAGGTAAAATggtctatacatttataaaatacatttaaatgttatatttattaaatgtaattaatatatacaattcaaACCATTGATGTTAGGCCTTGCATTTTTATCactaattgtatatattttataattattaattaggtattggGAGATTTCCCAGAATTGTCTATTGAAGTTGATGGTGTAACTGAATCTATCATGAAGAGAACTGCATTAGTTGCTAACACATCTAACATGCCTGTAGCTGCCCGAGAAGCATCAATTTATACTGGTAATaactaacaataaatattatatcagtgtTTATGTAAACAtcataatgattatttaaatatttaataaataataatttttaggtaTTACTTTGTCTGAGTACTTCAGGGATATGGGATATAATGTATCTATGATGGCTGATTCAACTTCTCGTTGGGCTGAAGCTTTGCGTGAAATTTCTGGCCGTCTTGCTGAAATGCCTGCTGATAGgtatattaaagaaatatataaatttatttatttatttaaattaaatatgtttattatgtattagtgGTTATCCTGCATACTTGGGTGCTCGTCTGGCTTCATTCTACGAAAGAGCTGGCCGAGTAAAATGTCTAGGTAACCCTGAACGGGAAGGTTCAGTTAGTATTGTTGGAGCGGTCAGTCCTCCCGGTGGTGACTTCTCTGATCCAGTTACATCAGCTACTTTGGGTATTGTACAAGTGTTTTGGGGTTTGGATAAGAAATTGGCTCAACGTAAACACTTTCCTTCCATTAATTGGCTTATTTCATACAGGTATTGatgaaaattactaattattttaagaatatttttgaacaatattttgtgGTTTTAGTAAATATACAAGGGCTTTGGACGACTTCTATGACAAAAACTTCCCTGAATTTGTGCCTTTAAGAACCAAAGTTAAGGAGATCTtacaagaagaagaagatttaTCAGAAATAGTACAGTTGGTCGGTAAAGCATCACTAGCTGAATCTGATAAAATTACATTAGAAGTtgctaaattattaaaagatgACTTTTTACAACAAAACAGGTAATTTATTTGGTTTGGTTGAGAgtattcacatattttaatattctcatataatatttaatattcttttagTTATTCGTCGTATGATCGTTTTTGTCCATTTTACAAAACTGTTGGAATGTTACGAAATACTATTGCCTTTTATGACATGGCTCGTCATGCTGTTGAGTCAACAGCTCaatctgaaaacaaaataacttggTCTGTAATCAGGGACAGTATGGGCAATATCCTTTACCAGTTATCCTCCATGAAGTTTAaggtaatacattatttttattacttgacgtttttttattaaatgtgtataataataggaCCCAGTTAAAGACGGCGAAGCTAAAATCCGTGCTGACTTTGATCAGTTATATGATGATATCCAGCAAGCTTTTAGGAATCTGGAGgattaaaagtatttttcacGTTAATACatcgttattcaaaaacaaaacaaaagtttgtaaaaaaaaaataatatatattataataaattgttgttgtttaCTCCAGCTTAAGTAAAATTAGCGCACATCATAGAATGAAACTGTGGTGACGGATGTAAGattctttttgtttttaaacttgtTGTTTATGTGTGTCACCatcaaaaatttttatattattatttcattttattcgtCATTCCATTCTTGTAGATTTCTTTCACAATAAgtgaactattattttataatttaattttaattcgacAATAATCAACCATACCatatgaattttataaattaatttctgtaTCATTATTGAAAGATATGAATATACTCATTatcatgtaaatataaattatttattatgaaattgccaactacaataataattcgaAAAAATAGTTCAATCAGtactatttaaactatttttatttttcggcaattctaaacatttaaaaatggtttaacacgaaattaaaaaaatatattaagtactctAAACACCACaagaatactatttatattttcttaaatcccAAATAATTGTTCGTAATGTTTTTTTGGATAGTCAAATATGGTTTTTCGTCATGAATgattgttttgttgtttttaattatattataattatattatagtctatgaattatattaaataatgtagggGTTTTATTCTTATGAAAGAGACCATTTTAGTGTACTcggtaaatttaatatttgtaaaatattattaggtaatctGTTATCGATGataattaacaaatacattccaaaatttattgtaaaattgtatttatttgtttaatttgaacATCCTTTTCTTTAAGTAATGTCATGTTTTCTATTTCCTagtgaataaaattatgtttctattttaGTAGTGACAGTTTTTCAAGCATCCAGCTACATGTAAATAAGTTCtcatttaagatattattaaaagtacctatagtgTACATAAGccttaactattattataatttataacccatCCAGTTTATCTTAGCTATTGATTGACGTCACTGTTACCTTACCAACACAGTTAGTAttactttacatatttttacgatAGTAATTAATGGTCTCCTATGGCCAAGATGAACTGAACGGGTTATAACTTGTagcaatatgatatattaataacagGGTTAGAAAATACCACAAGTATATAGATGATTATCTATTTATGTGGAAATGacaaattcaacaaaataaatgtaaaataataatttcatcatgattacaatttacaagaaTTTATAgactattaattttgtattttaatgtgttttgcAGTAATCTACAGTTAGTAGTATCAACTGTTATGGCACATGTATGAAAgcataaaatctttaaaatgtataatgagttaaaaaaaaaatgcatatattattttttgaaagacGTAGGGACATCCCTACACGGCTGTTAAATTGTGTGACTCATTTtggaacatattttgtttatcatgTTTTAGGGTAAAAAATGAATGCtttcaattttcaatgtttttaatctAGTGAACATTTTGTTAtcgataataattgaaaaaaaaattctcatacGAGTCATGCCTATAatcagctcaaaaagagtcgaattattataaacattttttcatgcataagaaataaataataatcacctatataaacatttagtgaacatttcaagtatctacagttgtattttataattgtatgcatATAAGTGGCGCGCATATTGGAGGGTCAATGGCAGTAGCTGATACTCCTGGTTTTTTTGGTGGGTGGGTGGATCTCCTGaccacaaaatatttacatcataaaaattctactatgtattaaaatattaaaaataaacttgaataattataggctatagccatTAGTCAATATAGAGGTAACTGATTCAATATGCTAccactatttatttttgagtgtgTGCCTCTGAGTCCCTACCCCTAGACAAACTATCTCTAAGGCTACTATACTAGGCACAGACGTAAATTCTCATGCAATGTGGGTGTGTCAcacctagtatattataatttgtcagTAATGGTTTGAAAAATAGTTTCCAACAACCTACAGCTTACAGATAATCAACTGTGAATAATTAACGTACATGAATTtgcatttgtaaaataaatattaaattatattaaatattaaaataatactttatttaatattaaatattaattttgatagtaaaaagcAGAATTGTATCGCATTAATGTATCAATATACAAGATACAATTATGAATTGCTGTAGCAAGGCGTGATATTTTTAGTTAAGGagacactgaaaaaaaaaatggcactAATAAGCCTAGActccctttttattttttctatacggTAAGAAATAAATGTTCTAAAACTAAAAccaaactgaaatattatattaaaaaaattaaaaatgttttacttctTTAAAATGATCATTAAGTTCAGTAGTGGAGTAGTTTATAATTCCATTGTTCAAAATGGCATTAATTAAATCATCAGCCATGGCCCATGaggacaaattacaatatatctGAGATAATTACAAACGATGAGACGAGTCTCAAAGCGTAAATAGTAAACCCCACTCACATTAGCATTCCCCCTGTAcccagtggcggatccagggagGGGCCAAGGGTCTCCCCTCCCCGACCTCTTCAACAGACAACAGACTCCTCTTTTTacttacagaaatattttaaagtgtataatgtatttatggcTTAGAAGTAATTTTTTAGGAGGCCCCCCTCCAAAATTAAACCCTTGATATGTCACTGCCTGTATCCGCACGCCCATAGATGTAATACCATATTTGGAATGACCTGTATTGCCGTACATCGCCTTCTCATACGCACGGCCATATCGCACACAtctaatctattttaaaaattatataactgtacaacgaaaaaccgattttgacaaatattgaaacatacatcatattttaatatttataatataaaataaaatttacatttgtaaatatttaataaaacaaaataattatttctttctcctgtattctaatttctaagAGGGGGGGTCGTTGTCTCTTTGTCTCCTATGAGCACGCCACTGGTGAATTATATCTAAGATACTGCCCAACCCTGgatatatagtaatttaatattaaaatcaggGTCATACACTCATACTTATATGCACAAAGTACTTAATCATGTACTTTTGACGGACAAAGTATAAACAGTTTATTTAGATGGATTAGGTTCAATAAGCCTAGTAAACTATAAAGAACAATCAACATTCAACACAAATAGGTTttgtaataaaagtaaataaatacatttttttttaaattagtatatttttattttgtttgttattgctatatagtttcctatttaaaaatataagttaaataataataataattaccttaaaacatgtatattataataatgaatgatattaagtttttttaacctcttaaccaaataattattaaaccaaaaattaataggtaatgtattaaatgtttacaataaagataacaaaaaaaaattaaaaacaaaaaaaattagcttactataattttaatatagttatatagcataatattattaattattatcatgtaacACTTATTAGTAACTACATACATCATATTGTATGGGAAATCGTACAAAATTGTGATTGtccttattttaaaatgtagtaattatatttattatcaaatactattttaattaaaaaacgagttctagttttatatttgtaatgaaaaaaccaaaaaccaaataaagatataatatctgaTATGTTAGGTAGCTACAGTGAAATTACACTATAAAACTTTTGAccctaaaatttgaaattattcatcacattttaacaatatacagTATGCCAATATACACCTGTATTTACAAACAgatatatacaaatttttatatatctgtgatttataatgatattatcaacagtgataaaattatgataatgataaactaaaataaaatataaatgtacaataaaaaaattaaaataaatttatcagagataaaataaacatgatacATTTATCTTGTAAAGAAAAAAGTAATGGCACATAACTGTTTAACAAAAATGCATTAAGATAATCTattcaaatgtaattattataaaatactaattttgtgtaatttgatattttatataatacaacttttagttttattttaaaattatgatttaatacttatttattattaaattaacattaaaaataggtTTGTTTTTTAAGAGTAATATAAAGATGacagttatttttaatctttattcTGTAGCGTGGGAAATTTAAACAACTATACAACTAATGGTTGAAATACTAAGATTTTAGTATGGAAAATATATAGCTGTTCTgtctgaaaatatattttataaaatttaactttcTGCATATAAAACTAGTGGGTGTCTTCTCACACCGctacaaaattacttttttttattcttaagaaATTGAACAATTGAAAAGAATTTGgagagttattattttatacgtgcctacctgtaaaaattattaacattttgatatgtaagtacatattataattattacatacatatttaacaaatactaattataataataataataataatactattaatattgtactacAATGTCATAATATACTCTTTAATTTTCATGTCTATCCGTTGTCATGACAGTTACTAGTTCAGTAACAACTTTACCTAAATCACCTATAAAGaataaaccaattaatttttttttttttagaaatattgttttacaataatacaaaccTAGATTTTTCCATTTCCATGAACAGCTAATAAATAATGGAATATTAGtagtattaaacaaaaatacataaaacaaattgacataatatattttaaaaaaccattatcaatcattagataaaaataatgacaatttgCTTTGGTACTATTAGATTAGGTAGTTTGATTTGAatacttatattacataaaaaaatgttattttgaattatattttacctgCCATATGGTGTAAATTACCAACGGCATGATTAGATGCCGGTATTGGTGGAGGAGGTGGTCTCTCCAAAGTATTACGGCTGTTGTTTTCTGACCAATTTCCTATATAAAGATTtacgttacaataataatttataaaacaagatTTACTGGGATAtatccttatatattatatatttatcaattattctaGACATACCTGATTTGTCAGAAGAATTTTGCATAGGAGAATCACAAGCTAATTGAGAAGCCGTCACCGACCTCGTTTGGAATGTTGCTGgctaaaattcacaaaaaataaacacattaacTTAAAACAATACTTTAAgcatgaaaaatttaaaaaaaatatcttctatggaataatgtttaaattataaaactgttttatttgtaaaaattaaaaatatcatattttattgtatattgtaataattcatattgcatacaatatgtttaaaatttaaatacaatctatattatattatataccatgacGAAATAAACAGGTATGTTAGCAAAATCTTTCTACGCATAATATAGCGTGACCCTGACATTTCCAGTCATATCTGTGACAGAAACAAATGGAAGAAAATCCTCTCTCAATTTGTTGGTATCTTTATCGAAGTACCTAACGCACATAGACAATTGTTCAATGCCAGCTAAATCGGTCGTTTCATCTGCTAAGattgtaaaacattttgatctatttattttatcaacaattttctGAACATTCAAagaattaattacaattataatttcattctGAATATCTGAACTTATATAAGTAGCATTTTACCATCATAGTTCCtttaatcaatattcaataatctatcttttcaaattactattttattatatacatgtagtAAATAAACATGGTCAAGGAGGGTGGTGTTACTACACctacaacccccccccccccccactaggCCACTGCAGTTATAGGAAAAATACGCGAGTCATGAAGTATACAATATGTTAAATCTGTCTCCtgcttttttatttgaattacatttagttttatttattttattattaaataatataacttattgtattttttgtgtataaaaacttgttataatatgcataaactGACAAAAAATGTTGAAGATTATTTTAACTGTAAACTATAATTCTcaattatttgttcataatataaatgtatagtataaattaaatggaTAAACACTGGTTTGCTTagtctaaataaaaaatcaactttAGGTtaggctaacctaacctaacctaacttcaTGGTAAACTTAAgagtaaaaatgtacataatatttattttctttcacTTTTAAATGCATGATTTtatatgcaattatttatatacttttcacTTACTTCTTCTAATAGTTGTCTGAGTCTTTGCAATTGTGCTTCTAATTGTCTGTTATGATCTTCTAATATTTGCATACGTGCTTCTAAGCGGCCTTTATGTTGGCGTAACATTCTTGCCTCGGATACCATATCAACCTCAccattattatttggtataatattgtaagaccCTTTGCTGCCAGTtccagttttcaatttttcatattCTTCTTGCAAGTGGGTGTTTTCATCTTCCAATTctctataatttaatgttagagaatatttaattttatattaactcaATCAGCCTTATTTAATACTTACTTTATCATAGTTTCTAACTCATGTCGTTGATCTGCATCAATTGCAACCATTATTTGAACTGGACTCCTTGGTACAGATGGCAATGTTTCGGACCCACCATTTAAAGACTGACAATACTGGGCTATTAAATGATGTTCATcttcactaaaaataataattagcattataacaaatattagcatattattgtgtactggTATAATACCAATTgtaagatttaatttaattgtataataacttaCGAATCTGGGGTAGAGTTGCTACGTGCTCTATATTCAACTTCAGCTAAACGTGAAGCATACATTTCTAAACGGTTGTGAACATCAGGTATAGTAGAGGGAGTATTAGAATGTTGCGGTGATGGAGAAGGACTCTCTAAAGCATCCCCTTCTAATACTGATTGAACAGGTAAATATCCAACACGTGGATGCTTTTTGAAATAacgttttgatttaaatttattacgaaGGGCACGTGTGAAATCCCGAACGTCTTCTCCAGACGTTGTTGTAGTACAATATTCTTGCATTGGATGAGTAAGTTTATGGTGCTTGGCTTTACGACCAGAAAAGAAGCAAGATTGACACATATcaaaattgaaacattttaagCACCGATATCTGAAACCAATTATAGGATACGTTTTGCAAATGTTGCACTTTGCTTGATGTTTTGCTGATTCAGCTTCAGCTAGCCTATGTAGCACAGCTAACCATACCATACTCTGTGGTTCTTGTTGTAGCCAAACTAAGAAGTGCATagcctaaaataatttttattttaatttagtcaaTTATAACTTATGAAGTATTATGTGCAATTGTAGatgtgtattaaatatacttacttcAATAACAGTTTTATCTTTGCCAGCTTTTTGGAAACAGCTTCGAACAGATGGTTCAATATTAGAACCACCAAATGATGCTACCTCACCTAATTGGCGTGGTAATTGAATGCAATCATGTAATAAAAGACCTAATTTGCGTTGATCTACCTGTCTATTTGGATCAGCTATTAATCTGAATAAATAACGATATTTTTCTTCTAAATGTcctttacataataataccagACCAACTTTAAATGACAATACACGAATTTGACCTGTGCGTtggctaagaaaaaaaaattaacaacaaatttaatagaatattgttTAGGGtagtaaaatagaattataaatgtATCTTTTACCtgtcataaacatttaatagcCAGTTCAAAGATAAGTCAAGGCAGAGTGGAACATGTACTAAGGAAGGATGTTGAGATGCTAGTGTATCAAAAATAGATCCTAGAATGGTTAACATTTCTGATACGGTTATTAATTTGTCATTTTGAGCACGTAGACCATGGTTATCAAATGCTTCTAAGGCGGCTTCCAAAGTCAACAAATCAACTACAAAAAGAGACAAGAATtttgaaacacatttttttttctgaccatcatagataataacaCTTACGAGACATGCGTTTTTGGACTGTTCGTAATTTCATAGCAGTTCTGTAGGCGGAGAATCTTACATCATTAAATTCTGACAGAGAAGACATTAGTTCCATCATTTTTGGATGGTCCCAATTCGTAGATTCACATTTATgactaaattgaattaaattagttttatatccaaaaaataattaagaaaaatactcACTTAATATAATAAGGAACTTTATTTGGAGTTATTTCACGTTTCCACGGAGGTTCCACTGATCCACTCAACAATAAAGAAGTGGATGCCTCGCTATGACTGGCAGGTGAAGTTCCATTACTATTGCTAATTGTGTTTTTCCCAGTATCACGAATTTGTTTATACCTATCATCCATAGCTAATTGTAAAACTTTccatctaataaataaaataaccatatatttataaaaattaatataccaaatattactaacacaaagttaaattacctattatttatgtcctgtaacatatttttattggataCACTTATTGTTACATTGTTGGATGCAAGTATACTAGCTTGATCATTAACTTCCTCCAATAACCGTTGTACAGGATTTAATCTATCCCCAAATTGCTGTAAAAATAAATCGATATATTtattggtacatttttttttaatccgatGATTTACCCTTAGCTCTTGAAGACCTTTTGTGGAGTCACCAGTGTTTGATGCTGGCCATGATTTGTACATGGCCTCAACACTAGCTAATTTCGATGTACAGTCTTCTAAGCCTTTCTGGAACACTTGCATTTTCTAGAAGAAATGTAGGAATACAATTATAAGAATACATCAAACCACTATTTGACCTGTTTagtaaaatgaacaaaataaattgattggCTATTGGATTTGGCTGCTATACTAGCAACACATGGCTATTGtacaaaaatagtttattacccAGTTCTGAGGACTATGTCTATacgtaatgtatattaaatacatacacaaATGGAGgtaaataatctatttttattagttttaagtgTTTTGatcaattactttatttataaatagaattaacaactattacataaaaataaatattttaggtaagaaaataatttatactatgtatgtattaaaaaatgagtataatatgaaattgtttatttgtgtacaaacccttaattatcaaaaattatcataaaaaaaacttggaAACATAACTATGATTCAAGTTTGATTGGTTCACCccgaaaagtaataaaaatatagcttaagctcaataaataaaatagggaGCCCTAATTCGTTGagtgacaatttaaaaaaatgttttaaagtttttattgatataaacttttaccatagaagttaattttgtgatcaaaaaatattgtagcaagactaaaatataaaaaaaaaaccatacctTAATTGAGTCATTAAGACTTCGTTGCCACTGATCAGAACGTTGAAGTAAAGAGTTCCATTGTTCAGATACACGCAAAACTTCACGTTTCAAACTTATTGTTAAATCGCGAGCTTGTTCTTCAGCACTACGATATCCTCTAGAATCTCCAGTgttattgatttctaaaaacaaatcaatttaatttgttatatcacatttagatttattactttacacaattataaaatatattgtaaaaaaaaaataaataaccgtagcaaaatattaacttaattttaaatatactccgTCCCAAAGGTCTGCGCACTTTTTTCAGCTTCCCCCGGCCACTACCCTtgccattatatttttatatttattatattttacgggCTGAGCACTTTTACACTTGGATAGAAATATACagtttgtatacatatacattatacgtcaaCAATGGCAATAATAGTTTGgaaatagaacaaaaaaaaaacaaaaattaaagttttataaaaaaaaacaattgggGCTAGACATAGCAAAATAATTAGTGGTGGCATGCAGGACGTAAAAAGGAGCAGTTGCCAATGGATCGGGTTTAGCGCTGAGGTaccttaaaacaaattaaagataatattgcAGAAGAGTCTACTTTGCCGTTATGTGGGAGATGCGCGCAAAAATCTTCGTAATTGTGttcataactattttattttaagatttatttaaaaaaaaaatacatttgttaacatttttatatgacAACTCTCTACTAGTAAATTACAATAGTAGTATAATCTGTAactaataaaagtattatttaaataaacataattaaaaaaatgttggcaagtgggtgtcgctccgctgtacagtaatttacaagtgggtcactgtaatgtatggtggtaaatttgaattcaatgatataatatcattgtataagaaaaacgattctgagcgaagacggtcagtcagcttatgatattactaagtacatttgatatttgaagatattattgtgaatagactaattttatttatatattataatttataacctatttacgtgaaaccttaatttaaattttcaatctttatgtatatgttatcatttatgtttatgttgaacattttatacatttttaaatttaaattataatacattatgtcaaaattaattttaaatggttataaaaacattttgcatatgtattttaatatttttcaactgctattgtaacaatatatcaggagcctagtattcaattttaacgctttttggcccaacaaatacaattttattgataaatatatagaaaacaaaactaaaaaatttgaaatttgaaattgtcggTACACAGTtaaaaacgagtcaaaatattttcaaaactttatggtgtgtagaaaatgagaatataaacattcagtgaaattttcaggTATTTACAgttgttcgtttttgaataacaacaaaataagaaaatcctTACATGAGAATTCGAGTAAA
Above is a window of Metopolophium dirhodum isolate CAU chromosome 3, ASM1992520v1, whole genome shotgun sequence DNA encoding:
- the LOC132941085 gene encoding V-type proton ATPase catalytic subunit A isoform X1, with protein sequence MSCGFRSRLSSFNRKRIRPCRYSNKNRSKMTSLNTFEDEEQESSYGFVFAVSGPVVTAEKMSGSAMYELVRVGYFQLVGEIIRLEGDMATIQVYEDTSGVTVGDPVSRTGKPLSVELGPGILGSIFDGIQRPLKDINELTQNIYIPKGVNIPALGRNVSWDYNSSNIKIGSHITGGDLFGLVHENTLVKHKLMLPPKAKGTVVFQAPPGNYKVDDIILETEFDGEKSSFTMLQVWPVRQPRPVTEKLPANYPLLTGQRVLDSLFPCVQGGTTAIPGAFGCGKTVISQALSKYSNSDVIVYVGCGERGNEMAEVLGDFPELSIEVDGVTESIMKRTALVANTSNMPVAAREASIYTGITLSEYFRDMGYNVSMMADSTSRWAEALREISGRLAEMPADSGYPAYLGARLASFYERAGRVKCLGNPEREGSVSIVGAVSPPGGDFSDPVTSATLGIVQVFWGLDKKLAQRKHFPSINWLISYSKYTRALDDFYDKNFPEFVPLRTKVKEILQEEEDLSEIVQLVGKASLAESDKITLEVAKLLKDDFLQQNSYSSYDRFCPFYKTVGMLRNTIAFYDMARHAVESTAQSENKITWSVIRDSMGNILYQLSSMKFKDPVKDGEAKIRADFDQLYDDIQQAFRNLED
- the LOC132941085 gene encoding V-type proton ATPase catalytic subunit A isoform X2, giving the protein MTSLNTFEDEEQESSYGFVFAVSGPVVTAEKMSGSAMYELVRVGYFQLVGEIIRLEGDMATIQVYEDTSGVTVGDPVSRTGKPLSVELGPGILGSIFDGIQRPLKDINELTQNIYIPKGVNIPALGRNVSWDYNSSNIKIGSHITGGDLFGLVHENTLVKHKLMLPPKAKGTVVFQAPPGNYKVDDIILETEFDGEKSSFTMLQVWPVRQPRPVTEKLPANYPLLTGQRVLDSLFPCVQGGTTAIPGAFGCGKTVISQALSKYSNSDVIVYVGCGERGNEMAEVLGDFPELSIEVDGVTESIMKRTALVANTSNMPVAAREASIYTGITLSEYFRDMGYNVSMMADSTSRWAEALREISGRLAEMPADSGYPAYLGARLASFYERAGRVKCLGNPEREGSVSIVGAVSPPGGDFSDPVTSATLGIVQVFWGLDKKLAQRKHFPSINWLISYSKYTRALDDFYDKNFPEFVPLRTKVKEILQEEEDLSEIVQLVGKASLAESDKITLEVAKLLKDDFLQQNSYSSYDRFCPFYKTVGMLRNTIAFYDMARHAVESTAQSENKITWSVIRDSMGNILYQLSSMKFKDPVKDGEAKIRADFDQLYDDIQQAFRNLED